A stretch of the Acidimicrobiia bacterium genome encodes the following:
- the leuD gene encoding 3-isopropylmalate dehydratase small subunit: MDPVREIVGRAVPLDRSDVDTDQIIPSDWLKRVERTGFGEGLFSEWRESSDFVLNRAHFQHDDVRVLVAGPNFGTGSSREHAVWALQDYGFEAVISPRFGDIFRTNALKGGLVPVVLPEPVVRRMLDALDDDPTLEVVVDVVDRRVAVPALDLDEPFELDDHTHHRLLHGLDDIALTLGHDGEIAAHEARRPGWLPSVSR; the protein is encoded by the coding sequence GTGGACCCCGTCCGCGAGATCGTCGGCCGGGCGGTGCCGCTCGACCGGTCCGACGTCGACACCGACCAGATCATCCCGAGCGACTGGCTGAAGCGGGTCGAGCGCACGGGCTTCGGCGAGGGCCTGTTCTCGGAGTGGCGAGAGAGCAGCGACTTCGTGCTGAACCGGGCCCACTTCCAGCACGACGACGTCCGCGTCCTCGTGGCGGGCCCGAACTTCGGGACCGGCTCGTCCCGGGAGCACGCGGTCTGGGCGCTCCAGGACTACGGCTTCGAGGCGGTCATCTCGCCCCGGTTCGGCGACATCTTCCGGACGAACGCGCTGAAGGGCGGCCTGGTGCCGGTCGTCCTCCCCGAGCCGGTGGTCCGCCGCATGCTCGACGCCCTCGACGACGACCCGACCCTCGAGGTGGTGGTGGACGTCGTCGATCGGCGGGTGGCAGTCCCCGCCCTCGACCTCGACGAGCCGTTCGAGCTCGACGACCACACCCACCACCGGCTGCTGCACGGTCTCGACGACATCGCACTGACGCTCGGGCACGACGGCGAGATCGCCGCCCACGAGGCCCGACGGCCGGGCTGGCTGCCGAGCGTCAGCCGGTAG
- a CDS encoding winged helix-turn-helix domain-containing protein, giving the protein MDDVALVRWPDDAGRLEALRAARSPRLLLVGSGVTPPVVRDPLEDWVRLPADDSELGARLETLRARGGAGAAVPEVDGDGLLHYRDRWVALSPVERSLAVALTERFGAVVGRDALARRAWPDGTPTRNALDVHVLRFRRRIAPLGLELRTVRARGYLLQGALGTGAA; this is encoded by the coding sequence ATGGACGACGTCGCCCTCGTCCGATGGCCCGACGACGCCGGCCGGCTGGAGGCCCTGCGCGCCGCTCGGTCACCACGGCTGCTGCTCGTGGGCTCGGGCGTCACGCCGCCGGTGGTCCGCGACCCGCTCGAGGACTGGGTGCGGCTGCCCGCCGACGACTCCGAGTTGGGGGCTCGGCTCGAGACGCTGCGGGCCCGAGGCGGAGCGGGCGCCGCCGTCCCCGAGGTCGACGGCGACGGGCTGCTCCACTACCGGGACCGCTGGGTCGCGCTGTCACCGGTCGAGCGGTCGCTCGCCGTTGCCCTCACCGAGCGGTTCGGCGCCGTGGTCGGGCGAGACGCGCTGGCCCGGCGGGCGTGGCCGGACGGGACCCCGACCCGGAACGCCCTCGACGTGCACGTCCTTCGCTTCCGCCGCCGCATCGCCCCGCTCGGGCTCGAGCTGCGCACCGTCCGCGCCCGCGGCTACCTCCTCCAAGGCGCGCTCGGCACCGGAGCCGCCTGA
- the leuC gene encoding 3-isopropylmalate dehydratase large subunit, with translation MATLSEKVWDRHVVRAAPGEPDLLYIDLHLIHEVTSPQAFDGLRLHGRGVRRPDLTVATMDHNVPTTDVDRPIADPVSARQIEVLARNCDEFGVRLYGRGDPGQGIVHIIGPEQGLTLPGMTIVCGDSHTSTHGAFGALAVGIGTSEVEHVLATQTLPQSRPGTMAVTVDGDLPAGVTAKDVVLSIIARVGTGGGIGSIIEYRGSAIRGLSMEGRMTVCNMSIEAGARAGMVAPDATTFSYLEGRPFAPRGAAWERALDEWQTLATDADATFDHEVSLDAARLRPAVSWGTNPGQTVTIDDAVPDPDSFTEPHQRDAARLALRYMGLEPGTPIRDIAVDTVFIGSCTNARLEDLRSAARVLDGRSVRDGLRALVVPGSQRVKAEAEAEGLDRVFRAAGFEWREPGCSMCLAMNPDKLEPGERCASTSNRNFEGRQGKGGRTHLVSPAVAPAPAVAGHFAAPDELV, from the coding sequence ATGGCCACGCTGTCGGAGAAGGTTTGGGACCGCCACGTGGTCCGCGCCGCGCCCGGCGAGCCCGACCTCCTCTACATCGACCTGCACCTCATCCACGAGGTGACCTCGCCCCAGGCCTTCGACGGGCTGCGCCTCCACGGCCGTGGGGTTCGCCGACCGGACCTGACCGTGGCGACGATGGACCACAACGTGCCGACCACGGACGTGGACCGGCCCATCGCCGACCCCGTCTCGGCCCGCCAGATCGAGGTGCTGGCCCGCAACTGCGACGAGTTCGGGGTTCGCCTCTACGGCCGGGGCGACCCCGGCCAGGGGATCGTGCACATCATCGGGCCCGAGCAGGGCCTGACCCTGCCCGGCATGACGATCGTGTGCGGGGACAGCCACACGTCGACCCACGGCGCCTTCGGGGCCCTCGCCGTCGGGATCGGCACCAGCGAGGTCGAGCACGTGCTGGCGACCCAGACCCTGCCCCAGAGCCGCCCCGGGACGATGGCGGTCACCGTCGACGGGGACCTGCCGGCCGGCGTGACGGCCAAGGACGTGGTCCTGTCGATCATCGCCCGGGTCGGCACCGGCGGCGGCATCGGCTCGATCATCGAGTACCGGGGGTCGGCGATCCGCGGCCTCTCGATGGAGGGCCGCATGACCGTGTGCAACATGTCGATCGAGGCCGGCGCCCGCGCCGGCATGGTCGCGCCCGACGCCACCACCTTCTCGTACCTCGAGGGTCGGCCCTTCGCGCCCCGCGGCGCGGCGTGGGAGCGAGCCCTCGACGAGTGGCAGACGCTGGCGACCGACGCCGACGCCACCTTCGACCACGAGGTCAGCCTCGACGCGGCCCGGCTGCGCCCGGCGGTGTCGTGGGGCACGAACCCGGGCCAGACCGTGACCATCGACGACGCCGTCCCGGACCCGGACTCCTTCACCGAGCCGCACCAGCGCGACGCCGCCCGCCTGGCGCTGCGCTACATGGGGCTGGAGCCAGGGACCCCGATCCGCGACATCGCCGTCGACACCGTGTTCATCGGCTCCTGCACGAACGCCCGTCTCGAGGACCTGCGCTCGGCGGCCCGGGTGCTGGACGGCCGATCCGTGCGCGACGGGCTGCGGGCCCTCGTCGTGCCGGGGTCCCAGCGGGTCAAGGCCGAGGCGGAGGCGGAAGGGCTCGACCGGGTGTTCCGGGCCGCCGGCTTCGAGTGGCGGGAGCCCGGCTGCTCGATGTGCCTGGCCATGAACCCCGACAAGCTCGAGCCGGGCGAGCGCTGCGCCTCGACGTCGAACCGGAACTTCGAGGGCCGCCAGGGCAAGGGCGGCCGGACCCACCTGGTGTCGCCGGCGGTGGCGCCCGCGCCCGCGGTCGCGGGCCACTTCGCGGCCCCCGACGAGCTGGTGTAG
- a CDS encoding hydantoinase/oxoprolinase family protein, which produces MRLGVDTGGTFTDLVAEDGRVVKVSSTPDAPARAVRDAVGRVARRPALLAHGTTVATNALLERRGGTVALVTTRGFADVVEIARQTRPSLYDPHVDRPPPLVDRPLRLEVDGRLDGRGRELVPLDAAGVPTVPDGVDAVAVSLLHADLDPTHERAVAAVLRERGLDVTCSHEVSPEFREYERTVTTVANALLRPVCRDYLRALTDLADEVLIMTSAGGLLPAAEGAELPAALLLSGPAGGVGAAAAVAAACGYPDAVSFDMGGTSTDVCLVQRGVPAPAPSRLVAGYPIRLPALDVHTIGAGGGSVARLDAGGALVVGPRSAGAVPGPACYGRGGREPTVTDADLALGRIDPDATFPDLGRLDAKRARAALDGAGVAAAGVLAVVDTAMEEAVRAVTVARGVDPRQLALVAFGGAGPLHGCAVADALGMPVVVVPPRAGALSAVGLLASPRRRELVRSWPTPADPRGVDAALRALGAEAAALVGAGAAVETALDCRYEAQSHELTVPSVAAFPAEHERRNGYVRPGIPVEVVALRARATRAAPLRVEELPPVERSQVCGPQVVAEADCTVWVPDGWLATPGPLGAWLLRRRGGAR; this is translated from the coding sequence GTGAGGCTGGGCGTCGACACCGGGGGGACGTTCACCGACCTGGTCGCCGAGGACGGGCGAGTGGTGAAGGTGTCCTCCACCCCCGACGCCCCCGCCCGCGCCGTGCGCGACGCCGTCGGCCGGGTGGCGCGGCGTCCGGCGCTGCTGGCCCACGGGACCACCGTGGCCACGAACGCGCTGCTCGAGCGCCGGGGCGGCACCGTGGCGCTCGTCACGACGCGGGGCTTCGCCGACGTGGTGGAGATCGCGCGCCAGACCCGCCCGTCGCTCTACGACCCGCACGTGGACCGCCCGCCGCCGCTCGTGGACCGTCCGCTGCGCCTCGAGGTCGACGGTCGCCTCGACGGCCGGGGCCGGGAGCTGGTGCCGCTCGACGCGGCCGGCGTGCCGACCGTGCCCGACGGGGTCGACGCCGTGGCCGTCAGCCTCCTCCACGCCGACCTCGACCCCACCCACGAGCGGGCCGTGGCCGCGGTGCTGCGCGAGCGGGGCCTCGACGTCACCTGCTCGCACGAGGTGTCGCCCGAGTTCCGCGAGTACGAACGGACGGTGACGACCGTCGCCAACGCGCTGCTGCGGCCGGTCTGCCGCGACTACCTCCGCGCGCTGACCGACCTCGCCGACGAGGTGCTGATCATGACCTCGGCGGGCGGGCTCCTCCCCGCCGCCGAGGGCGCGGAGCTGCCGGCGGCGCTCCTCCTCTCCGGTCCGGCCGGCGGCGTCGGGGCGGCCGCCGCCGTCGCGGCCGCGTGCGGCTACCCGGACGCCGTCTCCTTCGACATGGGCGGCACGAGCACCGACGTCTGCCTCGTCCAGCGCGGGGTGCCGGCGCCCGCGCCGAGCCGGCTGGTCGCGGGCTACCCGATCCGCCTGCCCGCGCTCGACGTCCACACCATCGGCGCCGGGGGCGGGTCCGTCGCGCGGCTCGACGCCGGCGGCGCGCTCGTCGTCGGTCCCCGCAGCGCCGGCGCGGTCCCCGGCCCGGCGTGCTACGGCCGGGGCGGGCGCGAGCCGACCGTCACCGACGCCGACCTCGCCCTCGGCCGCATCGACCCCGACGCCACGTTCCCCGACCTCGGGCGCCTCGACGCCAAGCGCGCCCGCGCCGCCCTCGACGGCGCCGGCGTGGCAGCCGCGGGCGTCCTCGCGGTCGTCGACACCGCGATGGAGGAGGCGGTGCGAGCCGTGACCGTCGCGCGCGGCGTCGACCCGCGCCAGCTGGCGCTCGTGGCCTTCGGCGGCGCAGGGCCGCTGCACGGCTGCGCCGTCGCCGACGCGCTCGGCATGCCCGTGGTCGTCGTGCCGCCCCGCGCCGGCGCCCTGTCGGCGGTCGGGCTGCTGGCGTCGCCCCGGCGCCGAGAGCTCGTCCGCAGCTGGCCGACGCCGGCCGACCCCCGAGGCGTGGACGCCGCGCTCCGGGCGCTCGGGGCCGAGGCGGCCGCGCTCGTCGGCGCGGGCGCCGCGGTCGAGACCGCCCTCGACTGCCGCTACGAGGCCCAGAGCCACGAGCTGACCGTCCCGAGCGTGGCCGCCTTCCCCGCCGAGCACGAGCGTCGCAACGGGTACGTCCGCCCGGGCATCCCGGTCGAAGTCGTGGCTCTCCGGGCGCGCGCGACCCGCGCCGCCCCGCTCCGCGTCGAGGAGCTGCCGCCGGTCGAGCGATCGCAGGTCTGCGGACCGCAGGTGGTCGCCGAGGCCGACTGCACGGTGTGGGTGCCCGACGGGTGGCTGGCGACGCCGGGTCCCCTCGGCGCCTGGCTGCTCCGCCGCCGTGGTGGCGCCCGATGA